ACAAATCCAGACCCGCCTGCAGACCCTGAAGGAAGAGAGGGCAAAGCTTCTGGGATTTAAAGAGACTGAAGAGGGGAGATGCCAGCAGCATCTGGTAGGTGCCTGTTGTTACGCAAGCAGGGACATGGATTTGGGGGGCTCTGTGTCTGGGGGAGTGTCACTCTGTGAACAGGGGAGGTAATTGTTGGTGGAGCTTGGCTGCCTGTGTGTAAGATGGTAACTTCTGAACACTGCTTCTGATCCATGCTAAAATTTCAGGGGATGCTCTAGGCCAGACCCCTATAGATTTGGAGGACAACTGGGACATTCAAAGAGGGGGCAAAATGGAAGCCACCCTCATCTGTGGATGGCCCTTGTTAACACATTGCAGTATAACAATAACTCTGCTCATCTTCCCAATAGAGGGTAACTGTGTTCACACCCTGAATTACAAAAGGAACAATTGCTGTCCCTGGTGGGGGGGAGCCATGGGGCGGGTACTTAGCCTGCAGGGGAAGccagaggaaggggagagagacaaaAGACCCCTCTGGcatgggtgtggggtgggggatcgGGTCCCTGGCATGATGGGGTGAATTGGAGACCCTGTTCTGTGTGGGGAAAGGGCCCCTGGTGTGGTGGGATGAATTGGGGATTCAGCTGGGTGGAAAAAGGAGCCCTGGCATGGTGAATTGGGGACCCTTCTCTGTGAGGGGAGTGGAAGGCCCCTGGCATGGTGGCCAGAATGGGGGACcctgctgtgtgtgggggggggaatagggcCTCTGGCTTGGTGAGAATGGGGACTGTACtgtgggaggaagagaaaatgggggtcatagaatatcagggttagaagggacctcaggaagtcatctagtccaaccccctactcaaagcagggccaatccccaatttttgccccagatcccaaaatggccccctcaaagattgaactcacaaccctgggtttaggaggctaatgctcaaaccactgagctatccttccccccaaaacttCCACTAACTTGTGAAAAACTTACTCGCTTCGCCCAACATGGGGCTCGAACCCACAACCCTGAGATTAAGAGTCTCAAACAAGACTCTGTTTGTCCTTTCGCGTGTGAGGCGAACGTGATAACCACTAAATACAGAAACCACTTAAAATATAAAAGAGGGCTCGTCTAGGATTTGAACCCGGGACCTCTCGCAAGAATCATACCCCAAGACCAACAAGACATATAATCACATCACCTGTGTCTTTGCATGTCTCTCTCTGTGGGCTGGATTGTGGCAGTGACTCCctgcgctggggctggggcaggcccaggagaGGGGCCATGAGCACTGGCCAGTGCATGCATAGGGCCTTGGCCCTGCTTCCTTCTTCCCTTGTCACTAGGGCCACCAGCCTGGAGCTGTCCTGGCAGGTCTGCAAATGTGGCCTGTCCCACACATAAGAGAGGGGCCCATTTTTCTCCTCCATCACATGCCCCTTATGCACCCTGATGGGACCTGTCTCAGTCGGGGGTCCGTGTGTCCCCATTTGCACATGGCTGGCTCTGTGTTTGAGTGTTGGAAGATCAGAGTTTTCCTCAGAACTTCCAAATTCTTttgtccccctccccgccctctcACTAAGCCTCTGCCAAGGTCACTGTGAGTCCTGCCCTTCCTGCCACTGGAAAGGACTCAGATGTGCAGACCCCCTTTTATCCCAGGACAGAAGGATCGGGTCAGATATGAGGCTGCACCAGTCAGAGTCACCAGGGTAAAGTGCAAGGCTCTAGGAACCCTGGGGAGAGTAGCAGGCAGAACATTTCTGTTTCTCAGTATCTCAAGTGCTGCATGTTTCGATGTATTGATGTCGAAAGtctccaccctgctcccagtgtTGCCCGACTGTCCTCACGTCCCCGCAATAAGACCCTGGGCTTGCCTTTTTGAGCCCAGACAAACGTTTTccttgtaggtttcagagtaacagccatgttagtctgtattcgcaaaaagaaaaggagtacttgtggcaccttagagactaaccaatttatttgagcatgagctttcgtgagctacagctcacttcatcagatgcataccgtggaaactgcagcagactttatatacacacagagaatatgaaacaatacctcctcccaccccactgtcctgctcatgctcaaataaattggttagtctctaaggtgccacaagtatcctTTTCATTTTCCTTGTAAAACCTCTTCCAAGAAAACATCTCTGTAAAATCTGAAATTCGCTCCACAACTAGGAAACTAAACAAAACCTCCACTTGAGCAATTTAACTGGGCAAAATGGGAAGAAAGTAAAGATCTAGCAgcaccaaattaaaaaacaaataatttcaatACAATCTGGGTTTAGTTTGGTTTTTTAATTATTACTCTTATCCACGCTGGGTCCCTGAACTTCCCTTTCACCTGTTTGTTACAGAAACAGACACAAGCTGAGAGGCAGAAGATTGTGTCTCTATTTCAACAACTGCACCAGACGCTGGAGGAAAAAGAGCGACTCCTGCTGGTCCGGCTAAAAGAGCTGGACAAGATGGTTGTGAGGATACAGAATGAAAATGTCACCAAACTCTCTGAGGAGATTTCCTTTCTCAGTGAGCAGATCAGTGAGATGGAGCAGAAGTGTCAGCAGGCAGCGAATGAATTCCCACAGGTGAGAACTCTGATCTCTGCAGCGAAATGGAGATAGGGTTTTCCATTGCTTTGTATCAATCTTGATTGTAGTCCATTTTCGTGCTGTGATTTGTCAGGGTGGCAGGAGAGGCGGATAATTATGGatcttttaaatcaaaataaataaactcTATGAAGTTGGTGATCAGACCTCTTTTGGTCCAATGTCTGGGCacctcacaaatattaatgaagatCTACTCACTAGGGTCTATAGACGTTCTATCATCCCCATTTCatggatgaggaactgaggccagAGAGACTAAGCGATTTCCCTAAAGACATGGTCCCAAAGTCTCTGACAATGACAAGAACTGACTCTGGGTCTCTTGAACCCCATTCCTGTGCCTTCATCATAAGGCCAGCCTTTTTCTCCAGCTCTGTGTGGGCCAAGAAGGGGTCTTGGGTCAATGCTTCAAGGCAGTTGTGCTaacccagtgtttctcaaactggggtctgcggaCTCCCAGTTCgccggccccactgatcaactcctgcTCCTttcctcaactcctccccctccctcccagggaggggaaggagtggggatgtggcgtgctcaggggagggggcggaaagaagcagggaagaggaggggtggggtgggccttgggggaaggggtggagtagggcgGGGCCTGGGACTGAGCAGGGGTGGAGAGTCTTGGGGGTCcacaaaaatttttaaatcaaaatgcgggtccttgggttgctgaagtttgagaacccgtcAAGAGGTCTGCACTGGGATTGATGGTCCAGAGCATATTTATTCATTATTAGTTTACATTCACTGCTTTGTGCTTCAAAGGGACAGTGACAAGAAGGGGTAGAATGAATGAAGGTGCAGTAAATATACCTGAGGTTACATTGTTCATTTTCactttctgattaaaaaaactagagcAACATAAGATTAACCAGGCAGACATGACATGGACTTAAAGATGGCtgactgacaggtttcagagtaattgTAGacagggaatcatcactgaacacgtgtgtttctagtggggtccctcaaggatcggttctggccctatgctatttaacatacGCTAATGATGGGAcagtagatggggagggctctgagctaCTACttcaaattctttcccaggtgtctggctggtgggcctcgcccacatgctcagggtctaactgatcgacagatttggggtcagaaaggaattttcccctgggtcagactaGCAGTGACCCGGGGGTggggttcgccttcctctgcaaagggtcacttgcaggtttaaactagtgtcagtggtagattctctgtaacgtggagtctttaaaccatgatttgaggatgtcagtacCTCAGCcggaggttaggggtctattacaggagtgggtggatgagggtctgtggcctgcaacgtgcaggaggtcagacaagatgatcacgatggtcccttctgacctaggaatctatgaaaaagTGTAACCAGGTACAGAGATTTATGTAGTGTTAGTTTTCATTATTAGCACTGTGGGACTgaacttctctctctttctccctctcttcctctcttcccctctcccctccaggaTGTCAGAAGCACCTTGAGCAGGTATGTGTTGCCTTCTCACTCCTCACTCGGGCTTCACTGTGCTGAGAAGGGTTCCAGACAAATGCCTGGgggaggattaaaattcagaccCCAATCTTCCTCGGCTGAACAAAATCCTGGGCATAGTGCTCTTCATTTAAGGCCCCATGATTAATCATCCTAAAGGCTGGGTTATTCACCTGAAAAtaactcctttcccctccctggaGCTGGTCTTTCTCCACATCACAACTGAAGCATGTTAACTGGACCTGTGGGGGAAATTGGTGCCTTGACTGACACTGTTCTGAGGCTGGGATCCACAGAGCAATTCAGTCACCTGGCCTCTCAATCCAGCAGTCTTCACTATCCGAAATTCATACTGACAGGTGATGTGATACATTATATGTTATAGAACAAtgaattagaacataagaatggccatactgggtcagaccaaaggttcatctagcccagtatctgtcttccgacagtggccaatgccaggtgcttcagagggaatgaacagaacaggtgatcatcaagtgatccattcccagcttctggcaaacagaggctagggacaccatccctgcccatcctggctactagccattgatggaccgttCTATacatttatctagttcttttttgaaccctgttatagtcttggccttcacaacatcctctggcaaagagttccacaggttgactgcagtCTGTCTCTCTAGGTGCAAGAAGGGGAAGTCCCAGCACCCAGTGGAGATTCCTCTTGAGCTGGAGGAGTTCCTCAATGAATTCTCTCAGGGGAACAGTGTCAGGAAGACGCTGAAGGAATCCAAAGGTACTGAGGCAGGAAATGGAGCTGTAACTCTGAATGCAAGAGGGGGCGGCTCTGCCTGATCAGCTGATACGGTAAAACCAAACACCCAAAGAGGTCAGGCAGCTGGTACAATATCTGAATCAAGTGAAGATTCTGGGGAATTATCCTTTTGACTTAGCAGGAATGATATGAAGGTGATTCCTTGGTCAAGAACCTGCTTATGCTAATTATTGAGGGATGCAAAGTCTTTTGGAGGACTTAAACTCTATCGTTGTTGCCAAGGGCCCATGTTGTGTTCTGGATTCTGTTTAATTTCAATCTGGCTTTCGTAGAAATTTTCTCTAGGTGCAATTCACCCCAAACAGAGTGACCAACCTAAGGgtttttcctctccctctgaGTACCTCTGCATCTTTCCTGTAATTAACCCACagttctccccctctctcttttccctgGACTCAGAGGTCTCTGTGCCCTCTTCTTAGGGGTGAGAGGGCAATCTCCTCAGGCATAGGTGCcgacagggctggagcacccacaaggaaaaaaatagtggatACTCAGCATACAccagcagcctccccaccccccatcagctcctcccgcttcccccagtgcctcccacccactgcgaTCGGATCACATGCCGGAAGCGCTGGGCGggaggagccagggcaggggcacttgcgggagggggtggaatggagtgggagggggtggggccttgggggaaggagaggagtggggacagggcctggggcggagcaggggtcgagcaccccctggcaaATGATAAAGTTGGCACCTGTGTCCCTCGGTGCTGCCTCTCTAAGGCCCGGGAATAGATTGCTCTAGGAACAGGTTCATATTGTCCATATTGCGGAATACATGTGTGTGGTGGCAGAAGATCTGTTTGCATTGtctgtgggggggatggggggagggtttAAGAAATAGTTATGAATGAAGAGAAATAGCAGCTCCCCCGTTAAAAATAAGGCAGAGGTAGTTGGAGTGACTCTTGCGGAGCCCTGTAAGCAGAGGGCGCTGCTGGGTTCGGAGCCGGGCATGTCGCCAGGGATCGGCCGGAGGTGGTGGGGGTTGTCCCTTCTCCCcatggctgggtggggaggggtctcTCCAGCTGGTGCCTCTGACTCCTCCCGCTGTCAGATTCTTGTCAGTGTGctgcccccttctccttccttgctgaggggggtgggaggggatttCCCAAACTGCAACTAAAGCTGATTCCTCCATCTGGGCATCCTCCCCTGCTCCGTCCCTGAtgatgggagtgggggagaaggcagaggggcagccagaACAGCACCCTTCTAGACtgtggcaggagggggctgcagtgaaaTCCCAGCTCAATCCCAGCACAGAGGCAGCtgcctgggactcaggacagcGAGGCAGGAACTCAGGGAGGGTCCCAGCGAGGATGGGGCTGCTGGGAAGTGTGAGAAATGGTCCCAGCGTCCCCCAAGACTGAGCTCTGCCTCTAACGCTccgactctctctccccccagtgaatgtgactctggatccaggCACAGCTCATCCCGAACTCACAGTGTCTGAGGATCGGAGAAGCGTGAGGTGGGGAGACAAGCCGTGGCAAGTGCCTGACAATCCCAAGAGATTTTACGctcagccctgtgtgctgggctgtgagggattcaccTCGGGGAGACACTACtgggaggtggaagtgggggatgggggatgcTGGGCCGTGGGGGTAgccagagagtctgtgaggaggaaggaagagatcAGCCATAGCCCTGAGGAGGGGATCTGGATTTTGTGCCACTGCGTGGGTGAATACTGGGCTCAGACCTCCCCTCTGACCACCCTCTATCTGAGCTGGGACCCCAGGAGGATCGGGGTTTTGCTGGACTATGAAGTAGGGCGGGTGTCTTTTTTCGACGCGGACAACGAGAAACCCATCTTCACTTTCCCCCCAGCCTCCTTCGGCAGGGAGAGAGTCCGCCCTTGGTTCCGTCTCTGTGGGGAGGACATGCTGCTCCGACTGTGTCCCTGAGGTGCAGAGCGGGACAGCCCTCCTCCTCTGCCAGCCCCCATCTTGAGGCATTTGGAGGCTGAAGTGTATTTCAGGCTTGCCAAAGCAACCTCGAGACAGGAGCGATCTGACTAGATGCGAGAATGACTTTGACCTGCCTGTCGGTCCCCGTTCTCTATGATCCCAGAAGGCTGTACGTTTCTGCCGAGAAGGGGCGTGTGGGGGGAGTTGAAGTACGATTTAGTGTATCACAAAAGGAGCTCTTCTCTGTTGTACTGGGCAAAAACGACGGAAATAAACACAGATCTCTTTTATAAACTGGGGTGGTGCTTTCTTTTCCTGCCATGCCTACTGGATTCAACGCAGGTTACGTGAGGAAAGATTATTCATAGTATTaatagtacagtaaaagctgtgttatccggtGCTTTATGAACTGGAAAGCTCTATGAGCCGGCATTTCTGGTATCTCCCAATAGAAATCTTCAATCTAGTAACCGGGACTAGTTTACTGCCCAGGAGGTTATGCAACTGCACATTCTGCACTTTgcttttatgcaaaagaggcagaagacaaggCAGCAAGGGGATATCAGGGATTTAGTcaaaaaaaagcagcttccagggtgtgTTGTAAGGTCGGTATAGATCCAGCCCAATCTGCTACACCTTCCACATCTACTGTACAATAATTGGTGTTGATAATGCTGACCGtgaggcactgcaagatcctgaagtgccttctgaatcaaagaaagattaaattatgttAAGTAAAGCTTTAGTGTTCAGGgtatttttagtgatctgggtgtaCGCCACGCTCTGCCCATAGTGAAATGCAGTGTCATAAGATAACCAACTGTATAGAAAAAGCTTTCCCTGTATATACCTAAGTGCTTGaagaaaccaaccactctgcCGTGCAGTACTACGACTGGACTGGGGAGTACCCGTCTACTATTTTATACCgaattcattttattgtattcttattctttgaaaattggtatttCATTGGAGAGTATAACACTAAGTTAATTGGAATTTTTGACTAACTGGTacctccattcccccaacatgctggataacaaagctttcACTGTATAAATCTTTATTTATATTATCATAGCAGCGAAGGACCTCAGTCACAGCTTGTGCTAGACAGCATGCAAACAGAACACAAAGACAGTGCCTGCCCTCAATCCCTGTGTAGCTAGGTCGAGACTCGCtggtgcggcgcctcctgctggtcctctgggaattagctcttttccagcatatggagcaccctctgcagaccagtgtctcgcctgctgctggccccatgtccctcccagaccccagtgccccttacccTTGGGTTTCTACCCCCAGCGGTATCCCACAATCTgactctcccctcccaggggaacccccaatccactaaacccaccttgcctcagtggctactgccagtcatcatctcgCCCCCACTCATTGGGGCAGGCTGCAATCTGTAATGGCCAGTCATCGCTGGCAAGGGgataggacctgctgcctttgcctatccccaggctacctctctgcagccccagtaccttttgtaggccttcactaaggcctgcagcctgggggttcaccaggctagagctccccagctccctttgcccttccccagcactgctctgcttcaggtacctcAGCCTAGCCTTTCACAGTCACAGCCTTCTCCAGAACTGCTTTTAACCCTTGTTTTCCAGGaatggggcagttgccccactacACCCTGCTTTCCCCTGATGTCTGCTGAAGCCAGATTTTCAGGCCTGGGTGCATCAAGTGCCCAGACACTATGGTGACAGGGGGCCACCCACGTACCTAGGTAGAGAGGGGCTGGGAAACTCCTGTGTGTGCAGCTATAACATCACAGCTGTTAGAGGGGATCAAAAGTTGGAACTTCAAACCCCTAAtcacccaccccttccccttgCATTAAAGCAGTAAAGCTTTATCCCCAACAATAGGGGGAAGtaataggtattagaattatttctatcctttctttctttcccacgAAACAAGGCCCATCAACTTAAACAGCACAGCTTGAGAGGAATATATGAAGCTCAGTTCCCCTTTCACGTTAATATAAATCAGGAACACAGCAGAACCTGCAAGTTACAAaccctcaggaatggaggttcattactctgaaatgttcgtaactgaacaaaacgttatggtggttctttcaaaagtttacaactgaacattgacttaatgcagctttgaaactactatgcaaaagaaaaatgctgctttccctttatttttttagtaattaacatttaacacagtactgtgctgtatttgtATTAtactgtgtctgctgctgcctgcttgcgtacttccggttccaactGAGTTGTGTGTGATTATCtgatcagttcgtaactctggtgttcataactgtGAGGTTCTACGGTAACTCACTGGTGTCATGGGGGATCAGTCTCTGCTCTCAGTTTTACCCATATTCATTTAGCAGAGCTGGAAACTAATCCACATATGGCCATATTCTCGGTTGGTGCAAGTCAGCAGAGCACCAAGGAAGACATCCCCACTTTGGGAAAGCGTTTTACACATTCACCAAGTTAAATAAAAGTTAACAATGCTGTTCAGTAAGAGGAATTTCTTTCCCACTAAACATGATGATATGTGATGCTAGCTTTTAATGGAGGGTGGAAACCCTCAAAATATAGAAACATTATATAGAAGGAAAAGTTCTAAAACTGTTGGATctggaaatgttgaaatgttttgtttcactgGATATGAAATGATTTATTTTGCAATGTTGACATGTCAAAATATCAGTCCAAAGCCCAatgttttgtttaactttttttttttttacacgaAATCAGAATGTTTCAGCAAAACTGACCTGTTGCCACAAAATATTTTGGCGTTGAAACCACGTATATTAGCTGGACAAACGTTCAGACAAAATATTTCAACCGGCTCCTATGTgataacaacaaaaaaaatttaaatgagaaTAATTATGccaaagggaagagaaagaagcCCTTACAGGCAAGAAAGGAAGACTCACAAAAGAGGCCATGATGTCCACTAGCAATCCACAAGCATCCAGGAGCCCCAAACACTTTTGAAGCCCTGCCTGCCTTAGCTGTGTCTCTTTGACCTCTTCATCACACACCCAAACCTTCAAGGGGAAGGGCACAGGGAAATAAAGTTCATACACTAACCAAATAGTTACAGTGACACAGAATTACCCTAACATATGCATTCTCGTTTATGAGTGCTCTCTGTTTTCCAGTGCTGGATAAATCACTGCGGGGGCCATTTTCATTCCCCCCTAGGGAAAGTCCCAGCAGCCGTGATGCTGCATCATGATATTCGCTGTGAGTCCTCAATCCCTGTCTACACAGTGTTTGCgctgctttaactatattggtttgaAACTGGTATTAAAGCAGTTAAAGTTAAAGCAGAACACCTCCCCTTAGTATGGATATACCAGTATAAAGATGCCTATACTAGCATagtttagagcttgtctacactaccggccggatcgacgggcagcaatcgatccagcaggggtcaatttatcatgtctagtataGACTCAATAAATCGACAGCCAGTCTCTCTAGCGTGAACTCCGGACTCCACATAGCTGAAATTGTGTGACTTagatcaaacacacacacacacccgccctgTAGTGTACACCAGCCCTTGTAAATTTAGGGGAATAAGCTACGTTGATATAAGCACCTTTATTTTGATATAACTAAGTGTTATACCAAGTTTACTAAAAGAGAATGACAAAGaaaagagagacaaggcgggtgaggtaataccttttaatagaccaagttctgttggtgagagagacaagctttcaggcttacCAGGCGGGAGCCCAGCcgtgcagaagagctctgtgtggatcaagagcttctctctctcaccaacagaagttggtccaatcaaaggtCTTATCTCACTCACCTCATCTCTCTGATATCCCCAACGTGGCTACAACATAAAGGAAACAGAGACAGATGCACAAAGAGAGAAAAAGTCAGATAGTGAAAAAGACAaacaaggacagagagagagagagagagatgggcgGATTGGATGTATTTGTGGTCTACATTTAAATACAAGGAGACCAGCCCAGCAGCGCAGTTGCTCCACATCACAACCTTCATCTTCAGAGACTTCTTCAGCCTGCAGTGAGCCTACCATAAAAAACAGAAGCCTCCATCACAGCCCTAGCTGGGAATGTGACATTTCCTCAAGGCTCAGTGAAATCCAGAGATAGAGATCCTCTCCTTGGCATCAGGCTAGCTAAGTGATCAAAGGAACCATGCTTAAGGCTCTGTATGCCTTTTTTGAGCTGGGTATTCTGGTCTGTAGGTGGAGGTTGGGTTCACATCCTGCTCTTAACACATTTTGTCCAGGCACGTGGAGTGGgtgtttaaaatgaattaactAATGGTGAATTCACTGCAGGCAAAGAATTCCTCCCTTTGTTATCCTGCAGGGCTCGCTTTCTTTCTTAAAGCCGGGGTGCCTTCCTGCCCCTCCACATTTTCCTCTCCAGCACATCACAATCAAGCAATCCTCATGCCTCCCATAAGTTCATTTCCCATACTGCCCTGCCATGCAAACTACACTTCCCATAACACTCTGCCAGGCATACTGCTTTCCCCATAATGCTCCACCCCAACACTGCATTTCTGATCAGGCCCAGAGACTACACCTCCCACAATGCCTTGCGACGTAAAACGCTGTTGCATGGCAAAGGAGACTACACTTCCCATAGTTCTCTGCAACACAGACTGCCCGTCAGAGTTTGCTCTGCAGTAAAGAGTGCGTGTTCTTTATGCCTTGCAGTGGAGACTACATTTCCCACAGTGCATCTGTGATGGAAACACAAAAGGCAACTGAGATGCAGGTTCTGCTACCCCGGTGCATCAGAGAAGCATCTCTGGTTGGCTGGGGCTGCTCCCCAATTACCCCTTGGTGCTTGGGCACAGGGCCTTCTCCAGTATGAATCCAGGTAAGTGCTGGGAAGGGGATTGATGGTAGGTGCAATGAGTAGACAGCTCAGGGAAGGCAGCCAAGGAACCTTGATGTAGGTCAATACAGCAGCTGAGCATTTTGAAGCCTGACCCCTAAGAAGCTGCTTAGAGAGCAAGATGCCCTGTTTGGTGCTGGACCGCAGGACCCCTGTATTTGCCAGCTGAaatcattcaaaaaccagtcagccCCCCAAAATCACGAGACTGCTTTCAAATAATGAGGCTTTAAATAATAAacacagaattattattattattaattttgttatttattattaataattattattttattacagtttattatttgccttctgggttctgAGACTCCAGAAccaagttttcaagcttttctctttaACCTTGGGGgctagaaatgtatttttttaaaagaaaaaaattaaagctgagattcttccATAATCATCTGACTCTGGGTGCTGGGGCTTTGAGGAAAACACTAAACATCATGAGACTGGCGATAAAAAACAGATGTTGGCGTCACTGGAACAGTCGCCCAGCTTCTTAGCTGAGCCAAGATTTTGCAAAGTGACTTAATGATTTTCAGTGTCCATCTTAACGGGGccggatttttaaaaagtgctgagaACTTATCCTCCGAAAAATCAGGGCTTCTTTATGGTGTGTTGGGTTAAACATCCAGAATTCAGCAgctgctttggaaaatcttggccctgtAGCTCCTTTGACGTTAGTGGAGCAGGATCTGGTTCCACAGACTCCTAGTCCAAACCCAGAACTGGGAAAGGGAGGGAGCGGAAGAGCCCAGAAATTAGACCTTCCCCCACAGCTCACGCTCCTCAGCTGGCATTGTGAGAGCTGCTTTCCTGTTTCAACTTTAGCTATCAGTTTTCTACAGCCTCCCATCACCGTAGTGTCTGATCATCTTCCACTTAAAATTCCACGCAGGAGCAAAGTCTCTAGTGGACTCCGTAGACTCTCTGGCACCTTCTCAGGGGCAGAACTATGCTTGGGGATAGGAGTGAAACTcattttagaacataagaatataagaagggccatactgggacagaccaaagctccatccaactcagtatcctgccttctgacagtggccaatgccaggtgcttcagagggaatgaacagaacaggtaatcatcaagtgatccatccctatcacccattcccagcttctggcaaacagaggctagggataccatccctgctcatcctgactaatagccatttgatggacctatcccccatgaatttacctacttctttttttaaccctattataatctt
This genomic interval from Caretta caretta isolate rCarCar2 chromosome 14, rCarCar1.hap1, whole genome shotgun sequence contains the following:
- the LOC125621586 gene encoding E3 ubiquitin-protein ligase TRIM39 codes for the protein MAMATEGSAVETLQRELACSICLEYFQDPVSIQCGHNFCRACISQCWEGSGRNFSCPQCRKTARKRNFRPNRELARVIEIAKGLSFQAATGSGRCEKHQEALKLFCEEDQTPICVVCREAQAHRAHPVVPIEEAGLDYKEQIQTRLQTLKEERAKLLGFKETEEGRCQQHLKQTQAERQKIVSLFQQLHQTLEEKERLLLVRLKELDKMVVRIQNENVTKLSEEISFLSEQISEMEQKCQQAANEFPQDVRSTLSRCKKGKSQHPVEIPLELEEFLNEFSQGNSVRKTLKESKVNVTLDPGTAHPELTVSEDRRSVRWGDKPWQVPDNPKRFYAQPCVLGCEGFTSGRHYWEVEVGDGGCWAVGVARESVRRKEEISHSPEEGIWILCHCVGEYWAQTSPLTTLYLSWDPRRIGVLLDYEVGRVSFFDADNEKPIFTFPPASFGRERVRPWFRLCGEDMLLRLCP